In Camelina sativa cultivar DH55 chromosome 16, Cs, whole genome shotgun sequence, a single window of DNA contains:
- the LOC104750134 gene encoding putative cullin-like protein 2, which yields MLALHTKFTFEEGWSFVQKDVIKLIKNIEGESEPLLFYFYTIAYQMCIHKPDYSAELYEKYSEVIEDYAIQTVLPSLREKHGEDMLRELVRRWNNHKILVKRLTIVFGYLDKYFIPRRRIPSLSEVGLTCFRDLIYREMQSTATEVVLALIHKERKGEQIDRELVENVLEVYAKIGMGTMEKYDEDFERFMLQDTVSYYSRKASMWMKECSSSDYLLKACRR from the exons ATGTTGGCACTACACACAAAATTTACATTTGAAGAAGGATGGTCCTTCGTACAAAAAGATGTTATCAAGctgataaaaaatatagaaggaGAGTCTGAACCATTATTATTCTACTTTTACAC AATTGCCTACCAAATGTGCATCCATAAACCCGATTACTCAGCAGAGCTTTATGAGAAGTATAGCGAAGTGATTGAAGATTATGCTATACAAACT GTGTTGCCATCCTTAAGGGAGAAGCATGGTGAAGATATGCTAAGAGAACTTGTCAGGAGGTGGAATAACCATAAAATTTTGGTCAAAAGGTTAACCATTGTCTTTGGTTATCTTGACAAATACTTTATTCCTCGGAGACGCATTCCATCACTGAGTGAAGTTGGCTTGACGTGTTTTCGCGACCTG ATTTATCGTGAGATGCAGTCCACGGCCACAGAAGTTGTACTAGCACTT ATTCATAAAGAACGTAAGGGCGAACAGATTGATAGGGAGCTAGTGGAAAACGTATTAGAAGTCTATGCGAAGATTGGGATGGGAACTATGGAAAAATATGATGAGGATTTTGAAAGATTCATGCTTCAAGATACTGTATCTTACTATTCTCGCAAAGCATCAATGTGGATGAAGGAGTGTTCTAGCTCTGATTATTTGCTTAAGGCATGTCGCCGA
- the LOC104750135 gene encoding putative cullin-like protein 2 isoform X1 produces the protein MSREITFEEGWPFVQKVVTKLIRNLEGELEPPINSAEYMEVYTIIYAMCRQDLIYQQLYDKYRQVIEDYTIQTVLPSLREKHDEYMLKELVKRWKIHKVLVRYLAKFFYYLERHFVSGRGIPTLREVGLTCFRDLVYREMQSTATEVVLALIHKERKGEQIDRKLVENVLEVYAKIGMGTMEKYEEDYERFMLQDTVSYYTRKASMWMKECSSSDYLLKACRRLYCDECLKMEKERVNYYLYSSTEPKLVEALQEAFKIFYV, from the exons ATGTCCAGGGAGATTACATTTGAAGAAGGATGGCCCTTCGTGCAGAAAGTTGTTACCAAGCTGATTAGAAATCTAGAAGGAGAGCTTGAACCACCAATTAATTCTGCTGAATATATGGAAGTTTACAC GATCATATATGCAATGTGCAGACAAGATCTAATTTACCAACAGCTTTATGATAAGTATCGTCAAGTAATTGAAGATTATACTATACAAACG gtgttgcCGTCTTTAAGGGAGAAGCATGATGAATATATGTTAAAAGAGCTTGTTAAGAGGTGGAAAATCCATAAAGTTCTGGTTAGATATTTAGCCAAATTCTTTTATTATCTTGAACGTCACTTCGTTTCTGGGAGAGGCATTCCAACACTGAGAGAAGTTGGTTTGACATGTTTTCGCGACCTG GTTTATCGTGAGATGCAGTCCACGGCCACAGAAGTTGTACTAGCACTT ATTCATAAAGAACGTAAGGGCGAACAGATTGATAGGAAACTAGTGGAAAACGTATTAGAAGTCTATGCGAAGATTGGGATGGGAACTATGGAAAAATATGAAGAGGATTATGAAAGATTCATGCTTCAAGATACTGTATCTTACTACACTCGCAAGGCATCAATGTGGATGAAGGAGTGTTCTAGCTCTGATTATTTGCTAAAGGCATGTCGCCGACTATAT TGTGACGAGTGTCTAAAAATGGAGAAGGAGAGAGTCAATTACTACCTTTATTCAAGCACTGAGCCCAAACTAGTTGAG GCATTGCAGGAGGCCTTTAAGATCTTTTATGTCTAA
- the LOC104750135 gene encoding putative cullin-like protein 2 isoform X2, translating to MSREITFEEGWPFVQKVVTKLIRNLEGELEPPINSAEYMEVYTIIYAMCRQDLIYQQLYDKYRQVIEDYTIQTVLPSLREKHDEYMLKELVKRWKIHKVLVRYLAKFFYYLERHFVSGRGIPTLREVGLTCFRDLVYREMQSTATEVVLALIHKERKGEQIDRKLVENVLEVYAKIGMGTMEKYEEDYERFMLQDTVSYYTRKASMWMKECSSSDYLLKCDECLKMEKERVNYYLYSSTEPKLVEALQEAFKIFYV from the exons ATGTCCAGGGAGATTACATTTGAAGAAGGATGGCCCTTCGTGCAGAAAGTTGTTACCAAGCTGATTAGAAATCTAGAAGGAGAGCTTGAACCACCAATTAATTCTGCTGAATATATGGAAGTTTACAC GATCATATATGCAATGTGCAGACAAGATCTAATTTACCAACAGCTTTATGATAAGTATCGTCAAGTAATTGAAGATTATACTATACAAACG gtgttgcCGTCTTTAAGGGAGAAGCATGATGAATATATGTTAAAAGAGCTTGTTAAGAGGTGGAAAATCCATAAAGTTCTGGTTAGATATTTAGCCAAATTCTTTTATTATCTTGAACGTCACTTCGTTTCTGGGAGAGGCATTCCAACACTGAGAGAAGTTGGTTTGACATGTTTTCGCGACCTG GTTTATCGTGAGATGCAGTCCACGGCCACAGAAGTTGTACTAGCACTT ATTCATAAAGAACGTAAGGGCGAACAGATTGATAGGAAACTAGTGGAAAACGTATTAGAAGTCTATGCGAAGATTGGGATGGGAACTATGGAAAAATATGAAGAGGATTATGAAAGATTCATGCTTCAAGATACTGTATCTTACTACACTCGCAAGGCATCAATGTGGATGAAGGAGTGTTCTAGCTCTGATTATTTGCTAAAG TGTGACGAGTGTCTAAAAATGGAGAAGGAGAGAGTCAATTACTACCTTTATTCAAGCACTGAGCCCAAACTAGTTGAG GCATTGCAGGAGGCCTTTAAGATCTTTTATGTCTAA